The Anaerohalosphaeraceae bacterium genome includes a window with the following:
- a CDS encoding KpsF/GutQ family sugar-phosphate isomerase, translated as MAYARRVIEAEAAGIAGLVCLVESAAFAEAVRRIYECRGSVIVTGVGKAGQIGQKISGTLASTGTPSHFLHPTEALHGDLGRVGPEDVVLALSHSGRSDEILRLVEPLKQREISLISIVGDGQSPLARYSDLVLCMGVQEEACPHGLAPSVSTTCMLALGDALALTVMKARNFTIEDYARFHPGGALGARLITVGQSMWFKRGETLPLALETDTVEEMLNKTAALKRRGAVMIVDEAGRLKGIITDGDLRRAMTRLGAEVFARRTADLMTSPCKRVTEETLAAEAMAIFHKYRIDELPVVDAQERPVGLIDVQDIVSLKIVQ; from the coding sequence TTGGCTTATGCCAGACGGGTGATTGAAGCAGAAGCGGCCGGAATCGCCGGGCTGGTTTGTTTGGTGGAATCGGCGGCTTTTGCGGAGGCTGTGCGTCGGATTTACGAATGCCGCGGTTCGGTTATTGTGACGGGGGTCGGCAAGGCCGGCCAGATTGGTCAGAAAATCAGCGGCACACTGGCCTCAACGGGGACGCCGAGTCATTTTCTGCATCCGACCGAGGCGCTGCACGGCGACCTGGGCCGGGTCGGGCCGGAGGATGTAGTCCTGGCGCTCAGCCACAGCGGGCGTAGCGATGAAATTCTGCGGCTGGTGGAGCCGCTCAAACAGCGAGAGATTTCGCTGATCAGCATTGTGGGAGACGGGCAGTCGCCGCTGGCCCGCTACAGCGATTTGGTGCTGTGCATGGGCGTTCAGGAGGAGGCCTGTCCGCACGGTTTGGCGCCGAGTGTTTCGACGACCTGTATGCTGGCCCTCGGAGATGCGCTGGCGCTGACGGTGATGAAGGCGCGGAACTTTACAATCGAAGATTATGCGCGGTTTCATCCCGGCGGGGCTTTGGGAGCCCGGCTGATTACCGTGGGCCAGTCGATGTGGTTTAAACGGGGCGAGACCCTGCCGCTGGCTCTGGAGACGGATACGGTGGAGGAGATGCTGAACAAGACGGCTGCGCTGAAGCGCCGCGGGGCGGTGATGATTGTGGATGAGGCGGGCAGACTGAAGGGGATTATTACGGACGGGGACCTTCGCCGTGCGATGACGCGGCTGGGCGCGGAGGTGTTTGCCCGCAGGACGGCGGACTTAATGACATCGCCCTGCAAGCGGGTGACGGAAGAGACCCTGGCGGCCGAGGCGATGGCGATTTTCCATAAATACCGGATTGATGAACTGCCGGTGGTGGATGCACAGGAACGGCCGGTGGGGTTAATCGATGTACAGGATATTGTCAGTCTGAAAATTGTTCAGTAA